A single window of Ferrimonas balearica DSM 9799 DNA harbors:
- the rpsJ gene encoding 30S ribosomal protein S10, which translates to MQNQRIRIRLKAFDHRLIDQSTAEIVETAKRTGAQVRGPIPLPTRKERYTVLISPHVNKDARDQYEIRTHKRLVDIVEPTDKTVDALMRLDLAAGVDVQISLG; encoded by the coding sequence ATGCAGAACCAAAGAATCCGTATCCGCCTGAAGGCGTTCGATCACCGCCTGATCGACCAGTCTACCGCGGAAATCGTTGAGACTGCTAAGCGCACTGGTGCTCAAGTTCGCGGTCCCATCCCGCTGCCCACCCGTAAAGAGCGCTACACCGTACTGATCTCTCCTCACGTGAACAAAGACGCACGTGATCAATACGAGATCCGTACTCACAAGCGCTTGGTGGACATTGTTGAGCCTACCGATAAGACTGTTGACGCGCTGATGCGTCTGGATCTGGCTGCTGGCGTCGACGTGCAGATCAGCCTGGGTTAA
- the rplC gene encoding 50S ribosomal protein L3, with product MAIGLVGRKVGMTRIFTPEGVSIPVTVIEVEPNRVTQVKTLDTDGYSALQVTAGAKKANRVTKPEAGHFAKAGVEAGRGTWEFRLGEGEGEGIELGAELKVDIFTDVAKVDVTGQSKGKGFQGAIKRWNFRSQDMTHGNSLSHRAPGSIGQNQSPGKVFKGKKMAGHMGAERVTTQNLDVVRVDVERNLLLVKGAIPGANGGNVIVKPAVKA from the coding sequence ATGGCTATCGGTCTTGTAGGTCGCAAAGTAGGTATGACTCGCATCTTCACTCCTGAAGGCGTGTCTATCCCTGTGACCGTAATCGAAGTAGAACCGAACCGTGTAACCCAGGTTAAGACGCTGGACACTGATGGCTACAGCGCTCTGCAGGTAACTGCTGGCGCCAAAAAAGCCAACCGCGTTACCAAACCTGAAGCTGGTCATTTTGCCAAAGCTGGCGTTGAAGCTGGTCGTGGCACTTGGGAGTTTCGCCTGGGTGAAGGTGAAGGCGAAGGCATCGAACTGGGTGCTGAGCTGAAAGTCGACATCTTTACTGATGTTGCAAAAGTAGACGTTACCGGTCAATCCAAGGGTAAAGGTTTCCAGGGTGCTATCAAGCGCTGGAACTTCCGTTCCCAGGACATGACTCACGGTAACTCCTTGAGCCACCGTGCTCCGGGTTCCATTGGTCAAAACCAATCCCCGGGTAAGGTATTCAAGGGCAAGAAAATGGCTGGCCACATGGGCGCTGAGCGTGTAACCACTCAGAACCTGGACGTGGTACGTGTTGACGTTGAACGTAACCTGCTGCTGGTTAAGGGTGCAATCCCTGGTGCCAACGGTGGCAACGTGATCGTTAAGCCTGCCGTTAAAGCGTAA
- the rplD gene encoding 50S ribosomal protein L4, producing MELVMKDAQSALEVSETTFGREFNEALVHQVVVAYAANARQGTRAQKTRAEVTGTGKKPWRQKGTGRARSGTVKSPIWRSGGVSFAAKPQDHGQKVNKKMYRAALRSILSELVRQDRLIVVEKFAVEAPKTKELVGKLKELELNDVLIVTGEVDENLFLASRNLYKVDVRDADGIDPVSLIAFDKVLMTADAVKQIEEKLA from the coding sequence ATGGAATTGGTAATGAAAGACGCGCAGAGCGCTCTTGAAGTTTCCGAAACTACCTTCGGGCGTGAATTCAACGAAGCTCTGGTACACCAGGTAGTAGTGGCTTACGCCGCTAACGCCCGTCAGGGTACCCGTGCTCAGAAGACCCGCGCTGAAGTTACTGGCACCGGCAAAAAGCCGTGGCGCCAGAAAGGTACTGGCCGTGCTCGTTCCGGTACCGTTAAGAGCCCGATCTGGCGTTCTGGTGGTGTGTCCTTTGCTGCTAAGCCGCAGGACCACGGTCAGAAAGTAAACAAAAAGATGTACCGCGCCGCTCTGCGCAGCATTCTGTCTGAGCTGGTACGTCAAGACCGTCTGATCGTTGTTGAGAAGTTCGCTGTTGAAGCTCCGAAAACCAAAGAACTGGTTGGCAAGCTGAAAGAGCTGGAACTGAACGACGTGCTGATCGTAACCGGTGAAGTTGACGAGAACCTGTTCCTGGCTTCTCGCAACCTGTACAAGGTTGACGTACGTGACGCAGACGGCATCGACCCGGTTAGCCTGATCGCCTTTGACAAGGTTCTGATGACTGCTGACGCGGTTAAGCAGATTGAGGAGAAGCTGGCATGA
- the rplW gene encoding 50S ribosomal protein L23 has protein sequence MIREERLLKVLLAPHISEKSTMAAELNNTMVFKVAKDATKAEIKAAVEKLFEVQVTGVRTSVVKGKVKRHGARFGRRSDWKKAYVTLAEGADIDFVGGAE, from the coding sequence ATGATCCGTGAAGAACGTTTGCTGAAAGTGCTGCTGGCTCCGCACATCTCTGAAAAGAGCACCATGGCTGCCGAACTGAACAACACTATGGTGTTCAAGGTTGCCAAGGACGCTACCAAAGCAGAGATCAAAGCTGCGGTTGAGAAGCTGTTCGAAGTGCAGGTCACTGGCGTTCGCACCAGCGTGGTTAAGGGCAAGGTTAAGCGTCACGGCGCTCGTTTCGGTCGTCGTAGCGACTGGAAAAAAGCCTACGTAACCCTGGCCGAAGGCGCTGACATCGACTTCGTCGGCGGCGCTGAGTAA
- the rplB gene encoding 50S ribosomal protein L2, whose amino-acid sequence MAIVKCKPTSAGRRHVVKVVNNELHKGKPHAALLDKKSKTGGRNNAGRITTRHIGGGHKQHYRIIDFKRNKDGITAKVERLEYDPNRSANIALVLYADGERRYILAPKGLQAGDTIVSGQEADIKVGNALPMRNIPVGSTVHNVELKPGKGGQIARSAGAYAQIVARDGAYVTLRLRSGEMRKVLAEGRATLGEVGNSEHMLRQLGKAGAMRWRGVRPTVRGVAMNPVDHPHGGGEGRTSGGRHPVTPWGVPTKGKKTRSNKRTDKYIVRRRTK is encoded by the coding sequence ATGGCTATTGTTAAGTGTAAGCCTACCTCTGCGGGTCGTCGCCACGTCGTTAAGGTCGTGAACAACGAGCTGCACAAGGGTAAGCCCCACGCTGCTCTGTTGGACAAGAAGTCCAAGACTGGTGGTCGTAACAACGCCGGCCGCATCACCACTCGCCACATCGGCGGTGGTCACAAGCAGCACTACCGTATCATCGACTTCAAGCGCAACAAAGATGGCATCACTGCCAAAGTTGAGCGCCTGGAATACGATCCGAACCGCAGCGCTAACATCGCTCTGGTTCTGTACGCCGACGGTGAGCGTCGTTACATCCTGGCCCCGAAAGGTCTGCAAGCTGGTGACACCATCGTGTCTGGCCAGGAAGCTGACATCAAAGTGGGCAACGCTCTGCCGATGCGCAACATTCCGGTAGGTTCTACCGTGCACAACGTTGAACTGAAGCCTGGTAAAGGCGGTCAGATCGCACGTTCTGCCGGTGCTTACGCCCAAATCGTTGCTCGCGACGGTGCTTATGTAACCCTGCGTCTGCGCTCCGGCGAGATGCGCAAGGTGCTGGCCGAAGGCCGTGCCACCCTGGGTGAAGTAGGTAACTCCGAGCACATGCTGCGTCAGCTGGGTAAAGCTGGTGCCATGCGCTGGCGTGGTGTTCGTCCGACCGTTCGTGGTGTTGCCATGAACCCGGTTGATCACCCGCACGGTGGTGGTGAAGGTCGTACTTCTGGTGGTCGTCACCCGGTAACCCCGTGGGGCGTTCCGACCAAAGGTAAGAAGACCCGCAGTAACAAGCGTACCGATAAGTACATCGTACGTCGTCGTACCAAGTAA
- the rpsS gene encoding 30S ribosomal protein S19, whose product MPRSLKKGPFIDLHLLKKVEKAVESGDKKPVKTWSRRSMIIPDMIGLTIAVHNGRQHVPVFVTEDMIGHKLGEFAPTRTYRGHAADKKAKKR is encoded by the coding sequence ATGCCACGTTCTCTCAAGAAAGGTCCGTTTATCGACCTGCACTTGCTGAAGAAGGTAGAGAAAGCGGTGGAAAGCGGAGACAAAAAGCCTGTTAAGACTTGGTCCCGTCGTTCGATGATCATTCCTGATATGATTGGTCTCACCATCGCTGTCCATAATGGTCGTCAGCACGTACCGGTTTTCGTTACTGAAGACATGATCGGTCACAAGCTGGGCGAATTTGCGCCGACTCGCACTTACCGCGGCCATGCTGCGGATAAGAAAGCGAAGAAACGCTAA
- the rplV gene encoding 50S ribosomal protein L22, which yields MEVLAKHRFARTSPQKARLVADQIRGLPVDRALDILAFSPKKAASLVKKVLESAIANAEHNEGLDIDDLKVAKIYVDEGPTMKRIMPRAKGRADRILKRSSHITVVVADK from the coding sequence ATGGAAGTTTTAGCTAAACACCGTTTTGCCCGTACCTCTCCGCAAAAGGCTCGCCTGGTTGCCGACCAGATCCGTGGTCTGCCGGTTGACCGTGCCCTGGATATCCTGGCTTTCAGCCCGAAAAAAGCTGCCAGCCTGGTGAAGAAGGTACTGGAGTCTGCCATTGCCAACGCAGAACACAACGAAGGTCTGGATATCGACGATCTGAAAGTCGCCAAGATCTACGTTGATGAAGGTCCGACCATGAAGCGCATCATGCCGCGTGCTAAAGGCCGTGCCGATCGCATCCTGAAGCGCTCCAGCCACATCACTGTGGTTGTGGCCGATAAGTAA
- the rpsC gene encoding 30S ribosomal protein S3 — protein MGQKVHPNGIRLGITKPWSSTWYAEKKDYADNLFSDHEVRQFLKQELKNASVSRITIERPAKSIRVTIHTARPGVVIGKKGEDVEKLRLKVAKLAGVPAQINISEVRKPELDAQLVGDSVASQLERRVMFRRAMKRAVQNAMRLGAKGIKIEVSGRLGGAEIARTEWYREGRVPLHTLRADIDYATSEAHTTYGVIGIKVWIFKGEVLGGMPVVAEEPKAQPKRKGRGK, from the coding sequence ATGGGACAGAAAGTACATCCGAATGGTATCCGCCTTGGTATCACCAAGCCCTGGTCCTCGACCTGGTACGCGGAGAAGAAAGATTACGCTGACAACCTGTTCAGCGACCACGAAGTGCGTCAATTCCTGAAGCAGGAACTGAAGAACGCTTCCGTTTCCCGCATCACCATTGAGCGTCCGGCCAAGAGCATCCGTGTGACCATTCACACCGCTCGTCCGGGTGTTGTAATCGGTAAGAAAGGGGAAGATGTTGAGAAGCTGCGCCTGAAGGTGGCCAAACTGGCCGGCGTTCCTGCGCAAATCAACATCAGCGAAGTTCGCAAGCCGGAACTGGATGCCCAACTGGTAGGTGACTCTGTTGCCTCTCAGCTGGAGCGTCGTGTTATGTTCCGTCGCGCTATGAAGCGCGCGGTACAGAACGCAATGCGTTTGGGTGCCAAGGGCATCAAGATCGAAGTTTCTGGTCGTCTGGGTGGCGCCGAGATCGCACGTACCGAATGGTACCGTGAAGGTCGCGTGCCGCTGCACACCCTGCGCGCTGACATCGACTACGCCACCTCCGAAGCTCACACCACTTACGGTGTAATCGGTATCAAAGTTTGGATCTTCAAAGGTGAAGTTCTGGGCGGTATGCCGGTAGTAGCTGAAGAGCCGAAGGCGCAGCCGAAGCGCAAAGGTCGTGGTAAGTAA
- the rplP gene encoding 50S ribosomal protein L16, translated as MLQPKRMKFRKMHKGRNRGVATSGDKVSFGSFGLKATTRGRLTARQIEAARRAMTRHIKRQGKIWIRVFPDKPITEKPLEVRMGKGKGNVEYWVAQIQPGRVLYEMDGVAEELAREAFSLAAAKLSVQTTFVTRKVM; from the coding sequence ATGCTGCAACCTAAACGTATGAAGTTCCGTAAGATGCACAAAGGCCGTAACCGTGGTGTAGCCACCAGCGGTGACAAGGTATCCTTTGGCTCTTTCGGCCTGAAAGCGACCACTCGTGGCCGTCTGACTGCGCGTCAAATCGAAGCGGCTCGTCGTGCTATGACCCGTCACATCAAGCGTCAAGGTAAGATCTGGATCCGTGTATTCCCGGATAAGCCGATCACCGAAAAGCCGCTTGAAGTGCGTATGGGTAAAGGTAAAGGTAACGTCGAGTACTGGGTAGCTCAGATCCAGCCGGGTCGTGTTCTGTATGAGATGGATGGTGTTGCTGAAGAGCTGGCTCGTGAAGCCTTCTCCCTGGCTGCTGCCAAGCTGTCTGTTCAGACCACCTTTGTAACTCGTAAGGTGATGTGA
- the rpmC gene encoding 50S ribosomal protein L29, whose product MKAQDLREKSVEELNAELLNLLREQFNLRMQNATGQLKATHEMKKVRRNIARVKTVLTQKAGA is encoded by the coding sequence ATGAAAGCACAAGATCTGCGTGAAAAGAGCGTTGAAGAGCTGAATGCTGAGCTGCTGAACCTGCTCCGCGAACAGTTCAACCTGCGTATGCAGAACGCTACCGGTCAGCTGAAAGCGACTCACGAAATGAAGAAGGTACGCCGCAACATCGCGCGCGTTAAGACCGTTCTGACTCAGAAGGCAGGTGCGTAA
- the rpsQ gene encoding 30S ribosomal protein S17 — MSDKIRTLQGRVISDKMDKSITVAIERKVKHPIYGKFMKRTTKLHVHDETNQCGIGDLVEIRECRPLSKTKSWTLVNILEKA, encoded by the coding sequence ATGTCTGACAAAATCCGTACTCTGCAGGGTCGTGTGATCAGCGACAAGATGGACAAGTCCATCACTGTAGCAATCGAGCGCAAAGTAAAGCACCCGATCTACGGTAAGTTCATGAAGCGCACTACCAAGCTGCACGTTCATGACGAGACTAACCAGTGTGGTATCGGTGACCTCGTGGAAATCCGCGAGTGCCGTCCTCTGTCCAAGACCAAGTCCTGGACCCTGGTGAACATCCTGGAAAAAGCTTAA
- the rplN gene encoding 50S ribosomal protein L14 — MIQMQSVLDVADNSGARSVQCIKVLGGSHRRYAGIGDIIKVSVKESIPRGKAKKGDVYNAVVVRTKKGVRRPDGSVIRFDRNAAVLLNANLQPIGTRIFGPVTRELRNDKFMKIVSLAPEVL, encoded by the coding sequence ATGATCCAAATGCAATCTGTGCTGGATGTTGCCGATAACTCCGGCGCACGCAGCGTGCAGTGTATTAAGGTCTTGGGTGGCTCTCACCGTCGTTACGCCGGCATCGGCGACATCATCAAGGTTTCCGTGAAGGAATCTATTCCGCGCGGTAAGGCCAAAAAAGGTGATGTGTACAACGCGGTGGTAGTTCGTACCAAGAAGGGCGTACGTCGTCCTGACGGTTCTGTCATTCGCTTCGACCGTAACGCCGCAGTACTGCTGAACGCAAACCTGCAGCCGATCGGCACTCGTATCTTTGGCCCTGTGACCCGTGAACTGCGTAATGACAAGTTCATGAAAATTGTGTCCCTGGCGCCGGAAGTACTGTAA
- the rplX gene encoding 50S ribosomal protein L24 encodes MAAKIRRNDEVIVLAGKDKGKRGKVSQVLTTGKIVVEGVNLVKKHQKPNPQLGVQGGIVEKEAPIHASNVALFNPATGKADRVGFRFEDGKKVRFFKSNDEIVK; translated from the coding sequence ATGGCAGCAAAAATCCGTCGCAATGACGAAGTGATTGTACTGGCCGGTAAGGACAAGGGTAAACGCGGTAAGGTTTCCCAAGTACTGACCACTGGTAAGATCGTCGTCGAAGGCGTGAACCTGGTGAAGAAACACCAGAAGCCGAACCCCCAGCTGGGTGTTCAAGGTGGCATCGTAGAGAAGGAAGCCCCCATCCACGCGTCTAACGTGGCACTGTTCAACCCTGCTACTGGCAAGGCTGACCGTGTGGGTTTCCGATTTGAAGACGGCAAGAAAGTCCGTTTCTTCAAGTCCAACGACGAAATCGTTAAGTAA
- the rplE gene encoding 50S ribosomal protein L5, translating into MAKLHDYYKEAVVKELMQQFGYKSIMQVPRIEKITLNMGVGEAVADKKVLENAVADMAAISGQKPLVTKARKSVAGFKIREGYPIGCKVTLRGERMWEFFERLVSIAVPRIRDFRGLNPKAFDGRGNYSMGVREQIIFPEIDYDKIDKLRGMDITITTSAGSDEEGRALLAAFNFPFRK; encoded by the coding sequence ATGGCGAAACTGCATGATTACTACAAAGAAGCTGTAGTAAAAGAGCTGATGCAGCAATTCGGCTATAAGAGCATCATGCAAGTCCCTCGGATTGAAAAGATCACCCTGAACATGGGTGTCGGTGAAGCCGTAGCGGACAAGAAGGTGCTGGAAAATGCCGTTGCTGATATGGCAGCAATTTCCGGTCAGAAACCTCTGGTTACCAAAGCTCGCAAATCTGTTGCTGGCTTTAAGATCCGTGAAGGTTACCCGATTGGCTGTAAAGTAACCCTGCGCGGCGAGCGTATGTGGGAGTTCTTCGAGCGCCTGGTGTCCATCGCGGTACCGCGTATCCGTGACTTCCGTGGCCTGAACCCGAAAGCGTTCGATGGCCGTGGTAACTACTCCATGGGCGTTCGTGAGCAAATCATCTTCCCGGAAATCGATTACGACAAGATCGATAAGCTGCGCGGTATGGATATTACCATTACCACTTCCGCCGGCTCTGACGAGGAAGGGCGTGCTCTGCTGGCTGCCTTTAACTTCCCGTTCCGCAAGTAA
- the rpsN gene encoding 30S ribosomal protein S14: MAKLSMKAREAKRAKLVAQYAEKRAALKAIIKDVNVSEEERWDAVLKLQQLPRDSSASRQRNRCNITGRPHGVLRKFGLSRIKLREAAMRGEVPGLKKASW, encoded by the coding sequence ATGGCTAAACTTTCCATGAAAGCGCGTGAAGCAAAGCGCGCTAAGCTGGTAGCTCAGTACGCTGAAAAGCGTGCCGCGCTGAAAGCGATCATCAAGGACGTCAACGTTTCTGAAGAAGAGCGTTGGGATGCTGTCCTCAAACTGCAACAACTCCCGCGTGACTCCAGTGCGTCTCGTCAGCGTAACCGCTGCAACATCACTGGCCGTCCCCACGGTGTCCTGCGCAAGTTCGGCCTGAGCCGTATCAAACTGCGTGAAGCCGCCATGCGTGGTGAAGTTCCTGGCCTCAAAAAGGCCTCTTGGTAA
- the rpsH gene encoding 30S ribosomal protein S8: MSMQDPIADMLTRIRNGQSANKVAVTMPSSKLKVAIANVLKAEGYVADFAVSGDVKPTLEVTLKYFQGKPVVESIARASRPGLRIYKKKDELPTVMGGLGIAIVSTSQGVMTDRAARNLGLGGEIICYVA, encoded by the coding sequence ATGAGCATGCAAGATCCGATCGCGGATATGCTGACGCGCATCCGCAACGGCCAGTCTGCCAACAAAGTTGCAGTGACCATGCCGTCCTCAAAGCTGAAGGTAGCTATCGCTAACGTTCTGAAAGCAGAAGGTTACGTAGCTGATTTCGCCGTCTCCGGTGACGTTAAACCGACTCTGGAAGTAACTCTGAAGTACTTCCAAGGTAAGCCGGTGGTTGAATCCATCGCGCGTGCCAGCCGCCCCGGCCTGCGCATCTACAAGAAAAAAGATGAGCTGCCGACCGTAATGGGTGGTCTGGGTATCGCTATCGTGTCCACCTCTCAAGGTGTGATGACCGACCGTGCAGCCCGTAACCTGGGTCTGGGCGGCGAGATCATCTGCTACGTAGCGTAA
- the rplF gene encoding 50S ribosomal protein L6: protein MSRVAKAPVAIPAGVEVSLNGQEITIKGGKGTLVREIHEAVVVTKEENEITFGPREGAANAWAQAGTARALVNNMVIGVTEGFTKKLELLGVGYRAAVKGNAVNLTLGFSHPVEYVLPEGVKAECPSQTEIVLTGSDKQSVGQAAANIRAYRAPEPYKGKGVRYADEQVRRKEAKKK from the coding sequence ATGTCTCGAGTAGCTAAGGCACCCGTTGCTATCCCTGCCGGCGTAGAGGTATCTCTGAACGGTCAGGAAATCACCATTAAAGGTGGTAAGGGCACTCTGGTTCGTGAAATCCACGAAGCAGTAGTAGTAACCAAAGAAGAGAACGAAATCACTTTCGGTCCTCGCGAAGGCGCTGCCAACGCTTGGGCTCAAGCTGGTACCGCTCGCGCTCTGGTTAACAACATGGTTATCGGTGTTACCGAAGGCTTCACCAAGAAGCTGGAACTGCTGGGCGTGGGTTACCGTGCCGCAGTTAAAGGCAACGCTGTGAACCTGACTCTGGGCTTCTCCCACCCGGTTGAATACGTTCTGCCGGAAGGTGTGAAGGCCGAGTGCCCCAGCCAAACTGAAATCGTCCTCACTGGCTCAGACAAGCAGTCTGTTGGTCAGGCGGCCGCTAACATCCGCGCTTACCGCGCTCCTGAGCCTTACAAAGGTAAAGGTGTACGTTACGCTGATGAGCAAGTGCGCCGTAAAGAGGCCAAGAAGAAGTAA
- the rplR gene encoding 50S ribosomal protein L18 — MDKKAARLRRATRVRKQIQEMGATRLVVHRTPRHIYAQVIAADASVVATASTVEKAIKEQLTGTGNTDAAKAVGKAVAERALEKGVKAVSFDRSGFQYHGRVAALADAAREAGLQF; from the coding sequence ATGGACAAGAAAGCAGCTCGTCTGCGTCGCGCTACCCGCGTACGCAAACAAATTCAGGAAATGGGCGCGACTCGTCTGGTCGTGCACCGTACTCCGCGTCACATCTACGCCCAGGTTATCGCTGCAGATGCATCTGTAGTGGCAACCGCTTCTACTGTAGAGAAGGCGATCAAAGAGCAACTGACTGGCACCGGTAACACCGATGCTGCTAAGGCAGTTGGTAAGGCTGTGGCTGAACGTGCTCTGGAAAAAGGCGTTAAAGCCGTTTCCTTCGATCGCAGCGGCTTCCAGTATCACGGTCGCGTAGCCGCTCTGGCTGACGCAGCTCGTGAAGCTGGCCTCCAGTTCTAA
- the rpsE gene encoding 30S ribosomal protein S5, translating into MANIENQAGDLQEKLIAVNRVSKVVKGGRIFSFTALTVVGDGNGRVGFGYGKAREVPAAIQKAMEKARRNMYTVSLKNGTLHHPVKGRHSGSKVYMQPASEGTGIIAGGAMRAVLEVAGVHNVLAKAYGSTNPINIVRSTVDALVNMKSPEQIAAKRGLPVDEIRG; encoded by the coding sequence ATGGCGAATATTGAAAATCAAGCCGGTGACCTGCAAGAGAAGCTCATTGCAGTAAACCGTGTTTCTAAGGTGGTTAAAGGTGGTCGCATCTTTAGCTTCACCGCTCTGACCGTAGTTGGTGACGGTAACGGCCGTGTTGGCTTTGGTTACGGTAAGGCTCGCGAAGTGCCTGCCGCTATCCAGAAAGCCATGGAAAAAGCCCGTCGCAACATGTACACCGTGTCCCTGAAGAACGGCACCCTGCACCACCCGGTGAAAGGCCGTCACTCTGGTTCTAAGGTTTACATGCAGCCTGCTTCTGAAGGTACCGGTATTATTGCTGGTGGTGCGATGCGCGCCGTTCTGGAAGTTGCTGGTGTACACAACGTACTGGCGAAAGCTTACGGTTCCACCAACCCGATCAACATCGTGCGCTCCACTGTTGACGCGCTGGTGAACATGAAGTCTCCCGAGCAAATCGCTGCTAAGCGCGGTCTGCCGGTTGATGAGATCCGGGGGTAA
- the rpmD gene encoding 50S ribosomal protein L30: MAKTIKVTQTKSSIGRLPKHKATLVGLGLRKIGHTVELEDTASVRGMINKVSYMVKVEE, translated from the coding sequence ATGGCTAAAACTATCAAGGTTACTCAGACCAAGAGCTCCATCGGTCGTCTGCCTAAGCACAAGGCGACTCTGGTAGGCCTGGGTCTGCGCAAAATCGGTCACACCGTTGAGCTGGAAGATACTGCTTCCGTTCGCGGCATGATCAACAAAGTTTCCTACATGGTTAAAGTGGAGGAGTAA
- the rplO gene encoding 50S ribosomal protein L15, whose amino-acid sequence MRLNTLSPAAGSKTAAKRVGRGIGSGLGKTGGRGHKGQKSRSGGSVRPGFEGGQMPLKQRLPKFGFTSRKSLVSAEVRLSELAKVEGDVVSLATLKDAGVISANIQFAKVVLSGKIERPVTVTGLKATKGAREAIEAAGGKIEE is encoded by the coding sequence ATGCGCCTGAATACTTTGTCTCCGGCCGCTGGCTCCAAAACTGCAGCTAAGCGTGTAGGCCGTGGTATCGGTTCCGGTCTGGGTAAGACTGGTGGCCGTGGTCACAAAGGTCAGAAGTCCCGTTCTGGTGGCTCCGTACGTCCTGGTTTCGAAGGCGGTCAGATGCCTCTGAAACAGCGTCTGCCGAAGTTCGGTTTCACTTCTCGCAAGTCTCTGGTTTCTGCTGAAGTTCGTCTGAGCGAACTGGCGAAAGTAGAAGGCGACGTAGTGAGCCTGGCGACCCTGAAAGACGCTGGTGTTATTTCCGCCAACATTCAGTTTGCGAAAGTAGTGCTTTCAGGTAAAATCGAGCGCCCAGTGACTGTAACCGGTCTGAAAGCGACCAAAGGCGCTCGCGAAGCCATTGAGGCCGCGGGCGGCAAAATCGAAGAGTAA